The nucleotide window CTGGACCCGTTTTCCTTACGGTAAACAACCTCATCCGGCTCGATTTCCGCGAAGTTTATGGTGGATTTAAGGTTACGGATAAAGGCCTTCGCGCCGTTTTTAGTAAATCTGATATTAGCGAAGCTCTGCTGCCAGACAAGATCCCGTTCAAGCACTTCATTACTCGGAAGCCCCCGTGATCTGTAATGCTGCCAGACCTCTCCGAATATCTTCGGCTCAAGAGCCGCCTCTTTTATAAGGCTTTCTCTGTTACCGGCGTTTTCAAGTATCCTGTAAGCCCTGTCCGAAACGGATATTCTCCTATTCTCACCTTTTCCGCTTGAATTTATTAATCCGTAGTAGCTGAGCGCGGCAATTAACTGCCTCACATAACTGTTATATTTGGGCAATCCCCACCTGGAAATCAGCGTTTCCACGGGGATAGGCGCGCGCTTGTCGGCGCTGTAAATCTTTTCCGTAAGCTCAAGCGCTTTTTCAAGATCTATGCAAGGATAGTTCGGACTCCGCTTTTTGCCCTTATCCGGTTTATTTCCTTCCTTACCGGAACTTCCGTTTGTTACCCCGTTTTTTCCGACCATTGACCCGTTCTCCAATATCTTAATACATGTTAATTAAATATAATCGGTCTGTCAGATAAATCAAGCAGGTGTGACAGATACATTAACAGAATTTTTAGTTGACAAATACCTGTAATTTGTGTATGATGACAATAATTTTGACAAATGGAGGAGGATGAGATGAAAACATAGAACCCGTCTATACAATCGCAGTATCAGTTGTCGTTGTTTGACGGGATGACTTGAGCGGCTTGATTTGAAAGCCGTGAGACAACCCGGACCAGTTCTTAAATATTTTCGGAAAAAAAATTAAACAGGAGAAAGTTAAATGGCGATAAAAGCAAAAGCTAAAAAGCCTGCGGCAAAAAAGACCGCAGCGAAGAAGGCGGCCCCGAAAAAAACGGCCGCTAAAAGAACCTCTAAAACGGTATCAAAAGCAGCAAGCGTAAAAGCCAAGCCTGCCGCAAAGAAGTCTACGGCCAAGAAAGCCGCTCCGAAGAAGAAAACCGCCGCTAAAAAGTCGACGGCTAAAAAGGCTGCTCCGAAGAAGGCTGCGGCAAAGAAGTCTACAGCCAAGAAAGCCGCTCCGAAGAAGAAAACCGCCGCTAAAAAGTCGACGGCTAAAAAGGCTGCTCCGAGGAAAGCCACGGCTAAAAAGACCGCGGCCAAAAGAAAGCTTACCAGAAAGAGCGTTACAAGAAGCAAATAAAAGTCTTATGCGTTACGGGGCGCGTAATTTCCTCGCGCCCTTTATTTACAGACTGACTTATAAACGCATGTATAAACGGGCCCGTACCTGAATTTTGTAAGACTGCAAATCAGAACTTTTGTGAATATTCCTCGAGACGCTTCATCTGACTCGCTGTCGGCCTTATGAACGGGCGGACCTTCCTTATCCCATCCCACGCTTCTTCCGGTGTCTTCCCAAGGCTTACGTAGTATGCCGCCGCCATAGTTGCGCTCCTTCCAATCCCCTCCCAGCAGTGTATATAAACCCTCCCTCCGTTTTCGAGTTCCTCGGTTATGAAATTCACACCCGTCTCGATGTCCCGGATCTCGGGCGCGCCGTTATCGTCCGTCGGAAGCTGGAGATATTTGAGCTTGTGCAAATGGGCTTTTTTTGCGTAGTCATATTCGCTTCTCATGTTTATCACGGCTGTAACCCCGTTATTGACAAGCGACTTTATACCCCTCCCTCTGGGCTGCCCTCCTATCCAGAGCTTGTCCGAGAGTACGGCGAATTTCATCCAGGGCCCGCCGGTCCGCCATCGAACCAGTTTGTCGTACGCAGCGAGTATACCCTTGCGGAACCCCTGATACCTGAAGTGGTAGTAAAGTCTCCTTAATTCGGTAAAAATCTTCATTCTTATCTAGTTAGTCTAACGAGCCGGTACTGCTACGAGAAGAGCTTTATGCCTCACCCCTATCGTGAGCGGAAAGCCCGAGTGTATTTCCTCACCGTCCCTGGCCGCTATCTGCTCGGGGAAGGGAGCGACGGTGACTTCTTTCGCCGGACAGCTAAAGAGGGTATAACACCTTCTCTCTCCATTCACCTTCTCGTCGGAGACGACGCCCGAAAGAGCATGGTATATAATCGAGCCAACCGTTCTGAGAGTAGCCTGTTTAATGACCACTACGTTTAGATAGCCGTCCGAAAGGTCCATCTCCGGCATGAGCTGTACGCCCGGAAGCCCCAGGTTGCCTGAGTTGCATATCACGCATGTTACACCCTTGACCACTTTCCTTTTACCGTCAAGCTCAAGTTCATAATGGGTATGCTTCATTTTCCTCCCCAGCTTTATAGCCGTCCATATATATGCCAGACTCCCGAAGCGGCTCTTGAGCTCGGGCTCGGTGAGCACAGTCATTGCGGCCTCGAGCCCGACCCCCACCCTTAGCAAAAAACTCTCCCCGCCGACCGTCCCTGTATCCACGCTCCTTATAACTGTCTCGCCTTCGAGCAGCAAATCGAGCGCCTCTCCGCTGTTGGCCGGAATCCCGAGCTCCGTTGCAAATACGTTCGCCGTTCCCTCAGGTATTATTCCCAGCGGCACTCCGCTTTCGATCAGACCCTCCGCCACCTTGAGAACCGTGCCGTCTCCGCCCACGGCAATCACTAGATCGGCTCCATCCTCCACAGCAGCCCGGGCCTGCTCGCGCGGGCTCAAGTCCGGCTCTGTTTCTCTTATCTTGCAGGCCGCGCCCGAAGCCTCAAGCTTCTCGCTAATCATATCAATTGGAACCGGGTCCGGCCCCGAGACGGGGTTCACTATTACGTGTATGTGCTTAAAAGTCATTCCCTCGAAGATCTCCTCAGTATCATTGAGCCTGATTTATATCCGGGCCGTTCACGAATAAACCGTTTAGCGGAAAAAGGTGAATAAAGATTATCACATGAAGAGCTAAATACTAAGCTCTTTTTCCCCGGTACGAAGCTCGGCTCCCCAGTCGCTCTGCCAGTACTCGAAAGTCTCGACGTTCATGATGGTAAGCTTGCCGTAGCTTCCCGCGCCGGTATCGACGTTCCAGAGGTTCGCGCGCCTTACGGGCTTCCCGTCCGGGCGGTCCTCAAGAGTTTTAGTGTGTCCGATGAACACGTCGCGGAATGGAAATTTCGTACCGCGATGCTCGTGCTGCACAGCGTGCTCGGCGTATGTTTTTCTGTCGTAATAATAGACGGACTTGTCAGGCTGCGCGTACACGGGATATTCCCAGTCTATCCCCGCATGAACGTAGAGCCTCCCGCCCGCGTCTATATAATAAGGCAGGGCGCGTTCCAGAAATCCGGCATGCCTCTGAATAAGCCCCTCGTCGAGCGCGCCGTCAGGTCTCCGGTAAGATTCTACGATAGATACAAGGTCGTCCTCGTCCCACTCCTCTCCGGGGCTCGGATTTACCCGCCCCTCCCTCATCCAGTTAAGCGCGTGCATGTCGTGGTTCCCCATACACAGGACGAAATCCTTCACCTTAAGCAGCTCCTCCACACACCCGGCGGAGTGAGGGTGTCCGTCGTAAACATCTCCCAGAGATATGAGCCTGTCTCCGGCCGGGTCGAAATCCGCGCGCTCAAACACCTGCTTGAGCGCCCTTAAATTCCCGTGTATGTCCCCAATAACGAGCGTCCGCATTTGTCTTCCTTTCGGAAAATATTATACCAGCGCACGCGCGCGCAAGGTGTGATTCTACGAATTCTCAGAAGCTCCTCCGCCATCCTTGCCTCGTAAAATTAATTTTCTTCCCCGTGGAAGGGGGAAGGTCAGGATGGGGGACAGTTGCGATGAATAAGAGCAGCTGGACGCCTTCACTTGCCTTGCGCCATATAACCTAAGCATCATATTCGACCCGCCCGCAAACGTATTCTGATTCTGCGATTCCTGCGAAACTCCTCCGCCAAAAGAAATTCCGTCATCTTGAATTCATTTCAGGATTGATTCAGAATCTCGTCTTCATCTTTCCATTTTCCTCCCCCATGTAAGGGGGGAGGATTAAGGTGGGGGGCAAAGCTCCTCTGCTTATCACCAGCGGGCGCACACGAAGTGTGCAGTCGAATGATGCCCCCCCTCAGTCAGACAATACCCCGTCATTGCGAGCGAAGCGTATTAAGCGAGCGCGGCAATCTCATTTTTCAACCCAATTCAGAAATGTGATATTTGGCCCAGGCTATCCACAAAAAGCGTCGCGGTACCAAAGCTCACGGGTATTTCCCCTTCAAGCACGCGGACGTTAAAAGTGATCGAGCCCTTCATGACATCGGCATTAGGATCGGAAATTTCGACGACAACATTGTTAGCACCATCCTTGCCCATTATCGACAGCGTTGCGTTCGGCGGGTCCGCCTTGAAGCTGTCGGGTCCCTGGCCCCAGCCCTGAGCGAATACTTCGAGGCTCAGCATCCCGGATATTCTGTGAGGCCTGTCCGAGAAATAGACAACCAGCGGCACGTCGTTGAGTGTCAGCTTTCCGTCCTTGTAAGACCCGGACTTCGCGCCCATAGTGAAAAGAAACTTCGGCGCGTCAGCCTCGTTTATCACCGGGTTTGCGCTTGCGAGTAGAGCGCTGATTCCAAATATTAATACCAGCGCCGGTATAATAATCATGGTTTTCATTGATCCCTCCCTTGAATTTATCTGATGTAGAAAGAGTTAATTTAAC belongs to Deltaproteobacteria bacterium and includes:
- a CDS encoding dual specificity protein phosphatase family protein; this translates as MKIFTELRRLYYHFRYQGFRKGILAAYDKLVRWRTGGPWMKFAVLSDKLWIGGQPRGRGIKSLVNNGVTAVINMRSEYDYAKKAHLHKLKYLQLPTDDNGAPEIRDIETGVNFITEELENGGRVYIHCWEGIGRSATMAAAYYVSLGKTPEEAWDGIRKVRPFIRPTASQMKRLEEYSQKF
- a CDS encoding diacylglycerol kinase family protein; the protein is MTFKHIHVIVNPVSGPDPVPIDMISEKLEASGAACKIRETEPDLSPREQARAAVEDGADLVIAVGGDGTVLKVAEGLIESGVPLGIIPEGTANVFATELGIPANSGEALDLLLEGETVIRSVDTGTVGGESFLLRVGVGLEAAMTVLTEPELKSRFGSLAYIWTAIKLGRKMKHTHYELELDGKRKVVKGVTCVICNSGNLGLPGVQLMPEMDLSDGYLNVVVIKQATLRTVGSIIYHALSGVVSDEKVNGERRCYTLFSCPAKEVTVAPFPEQIAARDGEEIHSGFPLTIGVRHKALLVAVPAR
- a CDS encoding metallophosphoesterase, producing the protein MRTLVIGDIHGNLRALKQVFERADFDPAGDRLISLGDVYDGHPHSAGCVEELLKVKDFVLCMGNHDMHALNWMREGRVNPSPGEEWDEDDLVSIVESYRRPDGALDEGLIQRHAGFLERALPYYIDAGGRLYVHAGIDWEYPVYAQPDKSVYYYDRKTYAEHAVQHEHRGTKFPFRDVFIGHTKTLEDRPDGKPVRRANLWNVDTGAGSYGKLTIMNVETFEYWQSDWGAELRTGEKELSI